In Felis catus isolate Fca126 chromosome A3, F.catus_Fca126_mat1.0, whole genome shotgun sequence, a single genomic region encodes these proteins:
- the DCTN1 gene encoding dynactin subunit 1 isoform X10 — protein MMRQAPTARKTTTRRPKPTRPASTGVAGASSSLGPSGSASAGELSSSEPSTPAQTPLAAPIIPTPALTSPGAAPPLPSPSKEEEGLRAQVRDLEEKLETLRLKRAEDKAKLKELEKHKIQLEQVQEWKSKMQEQQADLQRRLKEARKEAKEALEAKERYMEEMADTADAIEMATLDKEMAEERAESLQQEVEALKERVDELTTDLEILKAEIEEKGSDGAASSYQLKQLEEQNARLKDALVRMRDLSSSEKQEHVKLQKLMEKKNQELEVVRQQRERLQEELSQAESTIDELKEQVDAALGAEEMVEMLTDRNLNLEEKVRELRETVGDLEAMNEMNDELQENARETELELREQLDMAGARVREAQKRVEAAQETVADYQQTIKKYRQLTAHLQDVNRELTNQQEASVERQQQPPPETFDFKIKFAETKAHAKAIEMELRQMEVAQANRHMSLLTAFMPDSFLRPGGDHDCVLVLLLMPRLICKAELIRKQAQEKFELSENCSERPGLRGAAGEQLSFAAGLVYSLSLLQATLHRYEHALSQCNVDVYKKVGSLYPEMSAHERSLDFLIELLHKDQLDETVNVEPLTKAIKYYQHLYSIHLAEQPEDSTMQLADHIKFTQSALDCMSVEVGRLRAFLQGGQEASDIALLLRDLETSCSDIRQFCKKIRRRMPGTDAPGIPAALAFGPQVSDTLLDCRKHLTWVVAVLQEVAAAAAQLIAPLAENEGLPVAALEELAFKASEQIYGTPSSSPYECLRQSSNILISTMNKLATAMQEGEYDAERPPSKPPPVELRAAALRAEITDAEGLGLKLEDRETVIKELKKSLKIKGEELSEANVRLSLLEKKLDSAAKDADERIEKVQTRLEETQALLRKKEKEFEETMDALQADIDQLEAEKAELKQRLNSQSKRTIEGLRGPPPSGIATLVSGIAGGGTPGQAPGSVAGPGLVKDSPLLLQQISAMRLHISQLQHENSILKGAQMKASLAALPPLHVAKLSPHEGPDSELTAGALYRKTSQLLETLNQLSTHTHVVDITRTSPAAKSPSAQLLEQVAQLKSLSDTIEKLKDEVLKETVSQRPGATVPTDFATFPSSAFLRAKEEQQDDTVYMGKVTFSCAAGLGQRHRLVLTQEQLHQLHGRLIS, from the exons ACCACAACTCGGCGGCccaag CCCACCCGCCCAGCCAGTACTGGGGTGGCTGGGGCCAGTAGCTCCCTGGGCCCCTCTGGCTCAGCATCAGCAGGTGAGCTGAGCAGCAGTGAGCCCAGCACCCCAGCTCAGACTCCCCTGGCAGCACCCATCATTCCCACACCGGCTCTCACCTCTCCTGGAGCAGCACCCCCATTGCCTTCCCCCTCCAAG gaggaggaggggctgagggccCAGGTACGGGATCTGGAGGAGAAACTGGAGACCCTGCGGttgaaacgggcagaagacaagGCAAAGCTAAAAGAGCTGGAGAAACATAAGATCCAGCTGGAGCAGGTGCAGGAATGGAAGAGCAAAATGCAGGAGCAGCAGGCGGACCTGCAACGACGCCTCAAGGAGGCGCGGAAG GAAGCCAAAGAGGCACTGGAGGCGAAGGAACGTTACATGGAGGAGATGGCTGACACTGCTGATGCCATCGAGATGGCCACTCTGGACAAGGAGATGGCTGAAGAGCGGGCTGAGTCCCTGCAGCAGGAGGTGGAGGCATTGAAAGAACGTGTGGATGAGCTCACCACTGACTTAGAGATCCTCAAGGCTGAGATTGAAGAGAAGG GCTCAGATGGGGCAGCGTCCAGTTATCAGCTCAAGCAGCTCGAGGAGCAGAATGCCCGCCTAAAGGATGCCCTGGTGAG GATGCGGGATCTTTCTTCCTCGGAGAAGCAGGAGCATGTGAAACTCCAGAAGCTCATGGAAAAGAAGAACCAAGAGCTGGAAGTTGTGAGGCAACAGCGGGAGCGTCTGCAGGAAGAGCTGAGCCAGGCGGAGAGCACCATCGATGAGCTCAAGGAGCAG GTGGATGCTGCTCTGGGTGCTGAGGAGATGGTGGAGATGCTAACAGACCGGAACTTGAATCTAGAAGAGAAAGTGCGAGAGTTAAGAGAGACCGTGGGGGACTTG GAAGCGATGAATGAGATGAACGATGAGCTGCAGGAGAACGCGCGCGAGACAGAACTGGAGCTGCGGGAGCAGCTGGACATGGCAGGCGCGAGGGTTCGGGAGGCCCAGAAGCGTGTAGAAGCAGCCCAGGAGACTGTTGCAGACTACCAGCAAACCATCAAGAAGTACCGCCAGCTGACTGCCCACCTTCAG gATGTGAATCGGGAACTGACAAACCAGCAAGAAGCATCTGTGGAGAGGCAGCAGCAGCCACCCCCGGAGACTTTTGACTTTAAAATCAAGTTTGCTGAGACTAAGGCTCATGCCAAG GCAATTGAGATGGAATTGAGGCAGATGGAGGTGGCCCAGGCCAACCGTCACATGTCCCTGCTTACAGCCTTCATGCCAGACAGCTTCCTTCGGCCAGGTGGGGACCATGACTGTGTCCTGGTGCTGCTGCTCATGCCTCGTCTCATTTGCAAG GCAGAGCTGATCCGGAAGCAGGCCCAGGAGAAGTTTGAACTAAGCGAAAACTGTTCAGAGAGGCCTGGGCTCCGAGGAGCTGCAGGGGAGCAGCTCAGCTTTGCTGCCGGGCTGGTGTACTCACTGAGTCTATTGCAGGCCACACTCCACCGCTATGAGCA CGCCCTCTCTCAGTGCAATGTGGACGTGTATAAGAAGGTTGGCAGCCTCTACCCTGAGATGAGTGCCCACGAGCGCTCCTTGGATTTCCTCATTGAGCTGCTACACAAGGATCAGCTGGATGAGACTGTCAACGTAGAGCCTCTCACTAAGGCCATCAAGTACTACCAG CATCTGTACAGTATCCATCTTGCTGAACAGCCCGAGGACAGTACCATGCAGCTGGCTGATCACATTAAG TTCACCCAGAGTGCCCTTGACTGCATGAGCGTAGAGGTGGGACGGCTGCGTGCCTTCTTGCAG GGTGGACAGGAGGCTTCAGATATTGCCCTCCTGCTCCGGGACCTGGAAACATCATGTAGTGACATCCGCCAGTTCTGCAAGAAGATCCGAAGGCGAATGCCAGGGACAGATGCTCCTGGGATCCCAGCTGCACTGGCCTTTGGACCACAG GTGTCCGACACACTCCTAGACTGCAGGAAACACTTGACGTGGGTGGTGGCTGTGCTGCAGGAGGTGGCAGCTGCTGCCGCCCAGCTCATTGCCCCACTGGCAGAGAACGAGGGACTGCCTGTGGCTGCCCTGGAGGAGCTGGCTTTCAAAGCAAGCGAGCAG ATCTACGGGACCCCCTCCAGCAGCCCCTATGAGTGTCTGCGCCAGTCGAGCAACATCCTCATCAGTACCATGAATAAACTGGCCACAGCCATGCAGGAGGGAGAGTATGATGCAGAGCGGCCCCCCAGCAAG CCTCCCCCAGTTGAGCTGCGGGCTGCAGCCCTTCGTGCAGAGATCACTGATGCTGAAGGCCTGGGCTTGAAGCTTGAAGATAGAGAGACAGTTATCAAGGAGTTGAAGAAGTCACTCAAAATCAAG GGGGAGGAACTAAGTGAGGCCAACGTGCGGCTAAGCCTCTTGGAGAAGAAGCTGGACAGTGCTGCCAAGGATGCAGATGAGCGCATCGAGAAAGTCCAGACCCGCCTGGAGGAGACCCAGGCACTGCTGCGGAAGAAGGAGAA AGAGTTTGAGGAGACGATGGATGCACTCCAGGCTGACATTGACCAGCTAGAGGCAGAGAAGGCAGAGCTAAAGCAGCGGCTGAACAGCCAGTCGAAGCGCACGATTGAGGGGCTCCGGGGGCCCCCTCCCTCGGGTATTGCTACCCTGGTCTCTGGCATTGCTGGTG GAGGCACCCCCGGGCAGGCACCAGGGTCTGTTGCAGGCCCTGGGCTGGTGAAGGATTCACCCCTGCTGCTGCAGCAGATCTCTGCCATGAGGCTGCATATCTCCCAGCTACAGCATGAGAATAGCATCCTCAAG GGAGCCCAGATGAAGGCGTCCTTAGCAGCCCTGCCCCCCCTGCATGTGGCAAAGCTCTCACCCCATGAGGGCCCTGATAGTGAGCTAACAGCTGGAGCGCTGTATCGTAAGACCAGCCAGCTGTTGGAGACGTTGAATCAACTGAGCACGCACACCCACGTAGTAGATATCACTCGTACCAGCCCTG CTGCCAAGAGCCCGTCGGCCCAGCTCCTGGAGCAGGTGGCTCAGCTCAAGTCCTTAAGTGACACCATCGAGAAACTCAAG GATGAGGTCCTTAAGGAGACCGTATCTCAGCGCCCTGGAGCCACGGTCCCCACTGACTTTGCCACTTTCCCTTCATCAGCCTTCCTCAGG GCCAAGGAGGAGCAGCAGGACGACACTGTCTACATGGGCAAAGTGACCTTCTCGTGCGCAGCTGGCCTTGGACAGCGACACCGGCTGGTGCTGACCCAGGAGCAGCTGCACCAGCTTCATGGTCGCCTCATCTCCTAA
- the DCTN1 gene encoding dynactin subunit 1 isoform X8 has translation MSAEASARPLRVGSRVEVIGKGHRGTVAYVGATLFATGKWVGVILDEAKGKNDGTVQGRKYFTCDEGHGIFVRQSQIQVFEDGADTTSPETPDSSASKVLKREGTDSAAKTSKLRGLKPKKAPTARKTTTRRPKPTRPASTGVAGASSSLGPSGSASAGELSSSEPSTPAQTPLAAPIIPTPALTSPGAAPPLPSPSKEEEGLRAQVRDLEEKLETLRLKRAEDKAKLKELEKHKIQLEQVQEWKSKMQEQQADLQRRLKEARKEAKEALEAKERYMEEMADTADAIEMATLDKEMAEERAESLQQEVEALKERVDELTTDLEILKAEIEEKGSDGAASSYQLKQLEEQNARLKDALVRMRDLSSSEKQEHVKLQKLMEKKNQELEVVRQQRERLQEELSQAESTIDELKEQVDAALGAEEMVEMLTDRNLNLEEKVRELRETVGDLEAMNEMNDELQENARETELELREQLDMAGARVREAQKRVEAAQETVADYQQTIKKYRQLTAHLQDVNRELTNQQEASVERQQQPPPETFDFKIKFAETKAHAKAIEMELRQMEVAQANRHMSLLTAFMPDSFLRPGGDHDCVLVLLLMPRLICKAELIRKQAQEKFELSENCSERPGLRGAAGEQLSFAAGLVYSLSLLQATLHRYEHALSQCNVDVYKKVGSLYPEMSAHERSLDFLIELLHKDQLDETVNVEPLTKAIKYYQHLYSIHLAEQPEDSTMQLADHIKFTQSALDCMSVEVGRLRAFLQGGQEASDIALLLRDLETSCSDIRQFCKKIRRRMPGTDAPGIPAALAFGPQVSDTLLDCRKHLTWVVAVLQEVAAAAAQLIAPLAENEGLPVAALEELAFKASEQIYGTPSSSPYECLRQSSNILISTMNKLATAMQEGEYDAERPPSKPPPVELRAAALRAEITDAEGLGLKLEDRETVIKELKKSLKIKGEELSEANVRLSLLEKKLDSAAKDADERIEKVQTRLEETQALLRKKEKEFEETMDALQADIDQLEAEKAELKQRLNSQSKRTIEGLRGPPPSGIATLVSGIAGEEQQRGGTPGQAPGSVAGPGLVKDSPLLLQQISAMRLHISQLQHENSILKGAQMKASLAALPPLHVAKLSPHEGPDSELTAGALYRKTSQLLETLNQLSTHTHVVDITRTSPAAKSPSAQLLEQVAQLKSLSDTIEKLKDEVLKETVSQRPGATVPTDFATFPSSAFLRAKEEQQDDTVYMGKVTFSCAAGLGQRHRLVLTQEQLHQLHGRLIS, from the exons ACCACAACTCGGCGGCccaag CCCACCCGCCCAGCCAGTACTGGGGTGGCTGGGGCCAGTAGCTCCCTGGGCCCCTCTGGCTCAGCATCAGCAGGTGAGCTGAGCAGCAGTGAGCCCAGCACCCCAGCTCAGACTCCCCTGGCAGCACCCATCATTCCCACACCGGCTCTCACCTCTCCTGGAGCAGCACCCCCATTGCCTTCCCCCTCCAAG gaggaggaggggctgagggccCAGGTACGGGATCTGGAGGAGAAACTGGAGACCCTGCGGttgaaacgggcagaagacaagGCAAAGCTAAAAGAGCTGGAGAAACATAAGATCCAGCTGGAGCAGGTGCAGGAATGGAAGAGCAAAATGCAGGAGCAGCAGGCGGACCTGCAACGACGCCTCAAGGAGGCGCGGAAG GAAGCCAAAGAGGCACTGGAGGCGAAGGAACGTTACATGGAGGAGATGGCTGACACTGCTGATGCCATCGAGATGGCCACTCTGGACAAGGAGATGGCTGAAGAGCGGGCTGAGTCCCTGCAGCAGGAGGTGGAGGCATTGAAAGAACGTGTGGATGAGCTCACCACTGACTTAGAGATCCTCAAGGCTGAGATTGAAGAGAAGG GCTCAGATGGGGCAGCGTCCAGTTATCAGCTCAAGCAGCTCGAGGAGCAGAATGCCCGCCTAAAGGATGCCCTGGTGAG GATGCGGGATCTTTCTTCCTCGGAGAAGCAGGAGCATGTGAAACTCCAGAAGCTCATGGAAAAGAAGAACCAAGAGCTGGAAGTTGTGAGGCAACAGCGGGAGCGTCTGCAGGAAGAGCTGAGCCAGGCGGAGAGCACCATCGATGAGCTCAAGGAGCAG GTGGATGCTGCTCTGGGTGCTGAGGAGATGGTGGAGATGCTAACAGACCGGAACTTGAATCTAGAAGAGAAAGTGCGAGAGTTAAGAGAGACCGTGGGGGACTTG GAAGCGATGAATGAGATGAACGATGAGCTGCAGGAGAACGCGCGCGAGACAGAACTGGAGCTGCGGGAGCAGCTGGACATGGCAGGCGCGAGGGTTCGGGAGGCCCAGAAGCGTGTAGAAGCAGCCCAGGAGACTGTTGCAGACTACCAGCAAACCATCAAGAAGTACCGCCAGCTGACTGCCCACCTTCAG gATGTGAATCGGGAACTGACAAACCAGCAAGAAGCATCTGTGGAGAGGCAGCAGCAGCCACCCCCGGAGACTTTTGACTTTAAAATCAAGTTTGCTGAGACTAAGGCTCATGCCAAG GCAATTGAGATGGAATTGAGGCAGATGGAGGTGGCCCAGGCCAACCGTCACATGTCCCTGCTTACAGCCTTCATGCCAGACAGCTTCCTTCGGCCAGGTGGGGACCATGACTGTGTCCTGGTGCTGCTGCTCATGCCTCGTCTCATTTGCAAG GCAGAGCTGATCCGGAAGCAGGCCCAGGAGAAGTTTGAACTAAGCGAAAACTGTTCAGAGAGGCCTGGGCTCCGAGGAGCTGCAGGGGAGCAGCTCAGCTTTGCTGCCGGGCTGGTGTACTCACTGAGTCTATTGCAGGCCACACTCCACCGCTATGAGCA CGCCCTCTCTCAGTGCAATGTGGACGTGTATAAGAAGGTTGGCAGCCTCTACCCTGAGATGAGTGCCCACGAGCGCTCCTTGGATTTCCTCATTGAGCTGCTACACAAGGATCAGCTGGATGAGACTGTCAACGTAGAGCCTCTCACTAAGGCCATCAAGTACTACCAG CATCTGTACAGTATCCATCTTGCTGAACAGCCCGAGGACAGTACCATGCAGCTGGCTGATCACATTAAG TTCACCCAGAGTGCCCTTGACTGCATGAGCGTAGAGGTGGGACGGCTGCGTGCCTTCTTGCAG GGTGGACAGGAGGCTTCAGATATTGCCCTCCTGCTCCGGGACCTGGAAACATCATGTAGTGACATCCGCCAGTTCTGCAAGAAGATCCGAAGGCGAATGCCAGGGACAGATGCTCCTGGGATCCCAGCTGCACTGGCCTTTGGACCACAG GTGTCCGACACACTCCTAGACTGCAGGAAACACTTGACGTGGGTGGTGGCTGTGCTGCAGGAGGTGGCAGCTGCTGCCGCCCAGCTCATTGCCCCACTGGCAGAGAACGAGGGACTGCCTGTGGCTGCCCTGGAGGAGCTGGCTTTCAAAGCAAGCGAGCAG ATCTACGGGACCCCCTCCAGCAGCCCCTATGAGTGTCTGCGCCAGTCGAGCAACATCCTCATCAGTACCATGAATAAACTGGCCACAGCCATGCAGGAGGGAGAGTATGATGCAGAGCGGCCCCCCAGCAAG CCTCCCCCAGTTGAGCTGCGGGCTGCAGCCCTTCGTGCAGAGATCACTGATGCTGAAGGCCTGGGCTTGAAGCTTGAAGATAGAGAGACAGTTATCAAGGAGTTGAAGAAGTCACTCAAAATCAAG GGGGAGGAACTAAGTGAGGCCAACGTGCGGCTAAGCCTCTTGGAGAAGAAGCTGGACAGTGCTGCCAAGGATGCAGATGAGCGCATCGAGAAAGTCCAGACCCGCCTGGAGGAGACCCAGGCACTGCTGCGGAAGAAGGAGAA AGAGTTTGAGGAGACGATGGATGCACTCCAGGCTGACATTGACCAGCTAGAGGCAGAGAAGGCAGAGCTAAAGCAGCGGCTGAACAGCCAGTCGAAGCGCACGATTGAGGGGCTCCGGGGGCCCCCTCCCTCGGGTATTGCTACCCTGGTCTCTGGCATTGCTGGTG AAGAACAGCAGCGAG GAGGCACCCCCGGGCAGGCACCAGGGTCTGTTGCAGGCCCTGGGCTGGTGAAGGATTCACCCCTGCTGCTGCAGCAGATCTCTGCCATGAGGCTGCATATCTCCCAGCTACAGCATGAGAATAGCATCCTCAAG GGAGCCCAGATGAAGGCGTCCTTAGCAGCCCTGCCCCCCCTGCATGTGGCAAAGCTCTCACCCCATGAGGGCCCTGATAGTGAGCTAACAGCTGGAGCGCTGTATCGTAAGACCAGCCAGCTGTTGGAGACGTTGAATCAACTGAGCACGCACACCCACGTAGTAGATATCACTCGTACCAGCCCTG CTGCCAAGAGCCCGTCGGCCCAGCTCCTGGAGCAGGTGGCTCAGCTCAAGTCCTTAAGTGACACCATCGAGAAACTCAAG GATGAGGTCCTTAAGGAGACCGTATCTCAGCGCCCTGGAGCCACGGTCCCCACTGACTTTGCCACTTTCCCTTCATCAGCCTTCCTCAGG GCCAAGGAGGAGCAGCAGGACGACACTGTCTACATGGGCAAAGTGACCTTCTCGTGCGCAGCTGGCCTTGGACAGCGACACCGGCTGGTGCTGACCCAGGAGCAGCTGCACCAGCTTCATGGTCGCCTCATCTCCTAA
- the DCTN1 gene encoding dynactin subunit 1 isoform X5 — protein MSAEASARPLRVGSRVEVIGKGHRGTVAYVGATLFATGKWVGVILDEAKGKNDGTVQGRKYFTCDEGHGIFVRQSQIQVFEDGADTTSPETPDSSASKVLKREGTDSAAKTSKLPTRPASTGVAGASSSLGPSGSASAGELSSSEPSTPAQTPLAAPIIPTPALTSPGAAPPLPSPSKEEEGLRAQVRDLEEKLETLRLKRAEDKAKLKELEKHKIQLEQVQEWKSKMQEQQADLQRRLKEARKEAKEALEAKERYMEEMADTADAIEMATLDKEMAEERAESLQQEVEALKERVDELTTDLEILKAEIEEKGSDGAASSYQLKQLEEQNARLKDALVRMRDLSSSEKQEHVKLQKLMEKKNQELEVVRQQRERLQEELSQAESTIDELKEQVDAALGAEEMVEMLTDRNLNLEEKVRELRETVGDLEAMNEMNDELQENARETELELREQLDMAGARVREAQKRVEAAQETVADYQQTIKKYRQLTAHLQDVNRELTNQQEASVERQQQPPPETFDFKIKFAETKAHAKAIEMELRQMEVAQANRHMSLLTAFMPDSFLRPGGDHDCVLVLLLMPRLICKAELIRKQAQEKFELSENCSERPGLRGAAGEQLSFAAGLVYSLSLLQATLHRYEHALSQCNVDVYKKVGSLYPEMSAHERSLDFLIELLHKDQLDETVNVEPLTKAIKYYQHLYSIHLAEQPEDSTMQLADHIKFTQSALDCMSVEVGRLRAFLQGGQEASDIALLLRDLETSCSDIRQFCKKIRRRMPGTDAPGIPAALAFGPQVSDTLLDCRKHLTWVVAVLQEVAAAAAQLIAPLAENEGLPVAALEELAFKASEQIYGTPSSSPYECLRQSSNILISTMNKLATAMQEGEYDAERPPSKPPPVELRAAALRAEITDAEGLGLKLEDRETVIKELKKSLKIKGEELSEANVRLSLLEKKLDSAAKDADERIEKVQTRLEETQALLRKKEKEFEETMDALQADIDQLEAEKAELKQRLNSQSKRTIEGLRGPPPSGIATLVSGIAGEEQQRGGTPGQAPGSVAGPGLVKDSPLLLQQISAMRLHISQLQHENSILKGAQMKASLAALPPLHVAKLSPHEGPDSELTAGALYRKTSQLLETLNQLSTHTHVVDITRTSPAAKSPSAQLLEQVAQLKSLSDTIEKLKDEVLKETVSQRPGATVPTDFATFPSSAFLRAKEEQQDDTVYMGKVTFSCAAGLGQRHRLVLTQEQLHQLHGRLIS, from the exons CCCACCCGCCCAGCCAGTACTGGGGTGGCTGGGGCCAGTAGCTCCCTGGGCCCCTCTGGCTCAGCATCAGCAGGTGAGCTGAGCAGCAGTGAGCCCAGCACCCCAGCTCAGACTCCCCTGGCAGCACCCATCATTCCCACACCGGCTCTCACCTCTCCTGGAGCAGCACCCCCATTGCCTTCCCCCTCCAAG gaggaggaggggctgagggccCAGGTACGGGATCTGGAGGAGAAACTGGAGACCCTGCGGttgaaacgggcagaagacaagGCAAAGCTAAAAGAGCTGGAGAAACATAAGATCCAGCTGGAGCAGGTGCAGGAATGGAAGAGCAAAATGCAGGAGCAGCAGGCGGACCTGCAACGACGCCTCAAGGAGGCGCGGAAG GAAGCCAAAGAGGCACTGGAGGCGAAGGAACGTTACATGGAGGAGATGGCTGACACTGCTGATGCCATCGAGATGGCCACTCTGGACAAGGAGATGGCTGAAGAGCGGGCTGAGTCCCTGCAGCAGGAGGTGGAGGCATTGAAAGAACGTGTGGATGAGCTCACCACTGACTTAGAGATCCTCAAGGCTGAGATTGAAGAGAAGG GCTCAGATGGGGCAGCGTCCAGTTATCAGCTCAAGCAGCTCGAGGAGCAGAATGCCCGCCTAAAGGATGCCCTGGTGAG GATGCGGGATCTTTCTTCCTCGGAGAAGCAGGAGCATGTGAAACTCCAGAAGCTCATGGAAAAGAAGAACCAAGAGCTGGAAGTTGTGAGGCAACAGCGGGAGCGTCTGCAGGAAGAGCTGAGCCAGGCGGAGAGCACCATCGATGAGCTCAAGGAGCAG GTGGATGCTGCTCTGGGTGCTGAGGAGATGGTGGAGATGCTAACAGACCGGAACTTGAATCTAGAAGAGAAAGTGCGAGAGTTAAGAGAGACCGTGGGGGACTTG GAAGCGATGAATGAGATGAACGATGAGCTGCAGGAGAACGCGCGCGAGACAGAACTGGAGCTGCGGGAGCAGCTGGACATGGCAGGCGCGAGGGTTCGGGAGGCCCAGAAGCGTGTAGAAGCAGCCCAGGAGACTGTTGCAGACTACCAGCAAACCATCAAGAAGTACCGCCAGCTGACTGCCCACCTTCAG gATGTGAATCGGGAACTGACAAACCAGCAAGAAGCATCTGTGGAGAGGCAGCAGCAGCCACCCCCGGAGACTTTTGACTTTAAAATCAAGTTTGCTGAGACTAAGGCTCATGCCAAG GCAATTGAGATGGAATTGAGGCAGATGGAGGTGGCCCAGGCCAACCGTCACATGTCCCTGCTTACAGCCTTCATGCCAGACAGCTTCCTTCGGCCAGGTGGGGACCATGACTGTGTCCTGGTGCTGCTGCTCATGCCTCGTCTCATTTGCAAG GCAGAGCTGATCCGGAAGCAGGCCCAGGAGAAGTTTGAACTAAGCGAAAACTGTTCAGAGAGGCCTGGGCTCCGAGGAGCTGCAGGGGAGCAGCTCAGCTTTGCTGCCGGGCTGGTGTACTCACTGAGTCTATTGCAGGCCACACTCCACCGCTATGAGCA CGCCCTCTCTCAGTGCAATGTGGACGTGTATAAGAAGGTTGGCAGCCTCTACCCTGAGATGAGTGCCCACGAGCGCTCCTTGGATTTCCTCATTGAGCTGCTACACAAGGATCAGCTGGATGAGACTGTCAACGTAGAGCCTCTCACTAAGGCCATCAAGTACTACCAG CATCTGTACAGTATCCATCTTGCTGAACAGCCCGAGGACAGTACCATGCAGCTGGCTGATCACATTAAG TTCACCCAGAGTGCCCTTGACTGCATGAGCGTAGAGGTGGGACGGCTGCGTGCCTTCTTGCAG GGTGGACAGGAGGCTTCAGATATTGCCCTCCTGCTCCGGGACCTGGAAACATCATGTAGTGACATCCGCCAGTTCTGCAAGAAGATCCGAAGGCGAATGCCAGGGACAGATGCTCCTGGGATCCCAGCTGCACTGGCCTTTGGACCACAG GTGTCCGACACACTCCTAGACTGCAGGAAACACTTGACGTGGGTGGTGGCTGTGCTGCAGGAGGTGGCAGCTGCTGCCGCCCAGCTCATTGCCCCACTGGCAGAGAACGAGGGACTGCCTGTGGCTGCCCTGGAGGAGCTGGCTTTCAAAGCAAGCGAGCAG ATCTACGGGACCCCCTCCAGCAGCCCCTATGAGTGTCTGCGCCAGTCGAGCAACATCCTCATCAGTACCATGAATAAACTGGCCACAGCCATGCAGGAGGGAGAGTATGATGCAGAGCGGCCCCCCAGCAAG CCTCCCCCAGTTGAGCTGCGGGCTGCAGCCCTTCGTGCAGAGATCACTGATGCTGAAGGCCTGGGCTTGAAGCTTGAAGATAGAGAGACAGTTATCAAGGAGTTGAAGAAGTCACTCAAAATCAAG GGGGAGGAACTAAGTGAGGCCAACGTGCGGCTAAGCCTCTTGGAGAAGAAGCTGGACAGTGCTGCCAAGGATGCAGATGAGCGCATCGAGAAAGTCCAGACCCGCCTGGAGGAGACCCAGGCACTGCTGCGGAAGAAGGAGAA AGAGTTTGAGGAGACGATGGATGCACTCCAGGCTGACATTGACCAGCTAGAGGCAGAGAAGGCAGAGCTAAAGCAGCGGCTGAACAGCCAGTCGAAGCGCACGATTGAGGGGCTCCGGGGGCCCCCTCCCTCGGGTATTGCTACCCTGGTCTCTGGCATTGCTGGTG AAGAACAGCAGCGAG GAGGCACCCCCGGGCAGGCACCAGGGTCTGTTGCAGGCCCTGGGCTGGTGAAGGATTCACCCCTGCTGCTGCAGCAGATCTCTGCCATGAGGCTGCATATCTCCCAGCTACAGCATGAGAATAGCATCCTCAAG GGAGCCCAGATGAAGGCGTCCTTAGCAGCCCTGCCCCCCCTGCATGTGGCAAAGCTCTCACCCCATGAGGGCCCTGATAGTGAGCTAACAGCTGGAGCGCTGTATCGTAAGACCAGCCAGCTGTTGGAGACGTTGAATCAACTGAGCACGCACACCCACGTAGTAGATATCACTCGTACCAGCCCTG CTGCCAAGAGCCCGTCGGCCCAGCTCCTGGAGCAGGTGGCTCAGCTCAAGTCCTTAAGTGACACCATCGAGAAACTCAAG GATGAGGTCCTTAAGGAGACCGTATCTCAGCGCCCTGGAGCCACGGTCCCCACTGACTTTGCCACTTTCCCTTCATCAGCCTTCCTCAGG GCCAAGGAGGAGCAGCAGGACGACACTGTCTACATGGGCAAAGTGACCTTCTCGTGCGCAGCTGGCCTTGGACAGCGACACCGGCTGGTGCTGACCCAGGAGCAGCTGCACCAGCTTCATGGTCGCCTCATCTCCTAA